The nucleotide window ACGATGCCGACGATGTCGCAAATGCAGGACACGAAGGGATTGCTCATGATCGCGGGATCGAGTCCCAACCGCCGAAACAACAGCGGCAACATCGAGCCGGACAGCGTGCCGCAGATGACCACGAGCACGAGCGTGATGGGAATCACGACCGCGTGGCGCGGACTCGGAGCGCCAGTGCCCATCATGGCGCCGATGGTCGTGGCGACTACGTAACCGATCGCGCCCAGGAATGTGCCGAGGATTAAACCAGTGGCGATTTCGCGTTTGACGACGCGCCACCAGTCCCGGAGCGTGATGTCCCCGGTGGAGAGCGCGGTGATGATGAGCGTCGCCGATTGGCTGCCGGTGTTGCCACCGCTGGAAATGATCAGCGGCAGGAACAGCACCAGCCAGGCGACTTCGTCGATGGAGTGCTCGTAGCGCTTGAGCGCGAAGGCGGTAAGCAGCGCGCCGAAGAACAAGATCATCAGCCAGACGCCGCGTTTCCAGGCCAGCTCGAACAGCTTCGTGTCGATATAGCCGGTGCTCAACGGATTCACGCCGCCGATCCGCTGCGCATCCTCGGTGGCCTCTTCAACCACGACGTCGATCGCGTCGTCATGCGTGACGATGCCGAGCAAATGATGTTCCGAGTCGACGACCGGCAAGGCTAGAAAGTCGAACTTGGCGAACTTCTGCGCGACCAACTCCTGGTCGGCCGTCACGTCAACGGAAATCGCGTCGCGGCGCATGATGTCGCGCACCAGCGACTCAGGTTCGGTCAGGACCAACTGTCGCAACGACACCAGGCCGCGCAAGTGATCGTCTTTGTCCACCACGTAAAGATAGTAAATCGTTTCGAGCAGATCGGCTTGGCGGCGCACGTGGTCGAGCGCCTGGGCCGCGGTTTCCGATTCGCTGAGTCGGGCGAACCGCGTCGTCATCATTGCGCCGGCCGTGCCCTCAGGGTACGCCGCCAGGCGCATGATGTCGCGCCGTTCGTCGACTGGAATCAACGGCAGCAGCGCCTGCACGATCTCCGGCTGGACCTCGCTCAGAATGTCGACGCGTTCGTCCGCCGGCAGCCCGGAGATGAACTTGGCCATTTCCTCGAGGGCGACGGTCTCGAACATTTCGACCTGCCGGGGCAGCTCGAAATAACGGAAGATTTCGACCTGGCTGGCAGGATCGGTGTGTTGCAACACCCGCCAGGCTTCCGCCGCGGTCAGCCCCTCCATGAACTCGGCCGTTCGCGCTGGATGGAGCGCCACGCAGAACTCATGGAGCTCGACCGCGTTCCCCTCCGCCAGCATCTCGCGGAGTTCCGGCAGATAGAGGGTATTGGTCATAACGCCGAATTCCAGGTGCAGTCCGCCGCGCGCAGGGCAAGCCCAGTAGTATCTACCTTACGCCGCAAAGTGCCAAGGAGCGGCTGGTGAAATTGAGCCTCGCGCGGGATAGCGCACAGCCTGTGGGAGGCGTCTCCGACGCCGATGGAGTTGACGTCGTTTTGCGAGCGGAGATCGGCACGTCATCCACGTCCGTCATATCGGCGTCGGAGACGCCTCCCACAGGTTTCATTAGGTGCGGCGTTGGACATTTTCACGCAGCACAAACACCAGCCACCCGCTGACGTACACGGCGGCCATCAGCAGGAGCGCTTCCTTTTTTGAAGTGGCGAGCAGAAACACCCAGCCGAAGAGCGCCAATAAGCTTGGCAAGGGATAGAGCCACATGCGAAACGGCAACTGCATTCCCCGCTTGCGCGCGACGTGGATCGCAAAGATCTGCCCGATGAATTGAATCAAGATTCGCACGGTCACCGCGCCGTCGATGACCACGCTCAGCGGGAAGAAACAAAAGAATGCCGTCAAAGCACTCAACAGCGCGAGCGCCGGACCGGGAAACCCGCGCGTGGGATGCAGCTTCGCGAATGGCGCGAAAAAGTCGCCGTTTTTGGCCGCCGCGTACAGAATCCGCGAATAGCCGATCGACATCGCGAACAGCCCCGCCAGGCAGGTCCAAATGATCAGCAAGGTAAACGCATTCGCCGCCCGTTCGCCGTAGAGCTTTTGCATGAACGCGGCGGCGATGTTTTGGTGCGCGAGCGTGCCTTCCTTCACCGCCTCCTGCCAGGGCACGACGCCGATGAACGAGATGTTCATCGTCATGTAGATCGCGGCCACGATCGCGATCGAGGACAAAATCGCGCGCGGAATCGTCTTCTCCGGCTGCCGCACCTCGTCGCCCAGATGGCAGATGTTGTAGTAGCCGAGGTAGTCATACACCGCGACGGTCATCGCGCCGCCGAGGCCCATGACAAACTTGCCGTCGAGTTTCCAGGCGTTTTCCGGAAAGGTGATCAGCGAGGCGTCGAAGTTCTTCAATCCCAAGACGATCACCGTGCCCACGGCCGCGAGCACGCCCAACACCAGCACGGCGCTCAACCAGCCGAGCGATCGAATCCGCTGGCGCAGCGTCAGAAAGATGGCAAACACCATCAAGCTCGCGGGTAAGCCCACAACTACCTTCTCAGGTACGCCAAGAACTTTCATGTGCTCGGCGTAAGCTGGGGCCAGACTGCTCATGAAATTCGACGTGGCGATGTAGCCCGAAGCCACTTCGAGCGTGCCGGAGACGAGAAATTGCCAGACAAACAAAAATGGCAGCAGTCGTCCCCACGTGGAACCTGCGAACACGGTGCGCAAATAGTGATATGTCCCGCCGCTGCCGGGAAACGCCGCGCCCAATTCCGCCCAGATCAGCCCGTCGCACATCACCAGGATCATGGCGATGACCCAGCCGATCATCGCCTGCGGCCCGTGCATCGTGGCCAGAAACACGGGAATCGTGATAAACGGCCCGGCCCCCAACATATTGGCCACGTTGAGCGACGTGGCATGCAGCGTGTTGAGTCCCCGTTCAAGATGCGGCTGAGAAGCGTCGGACATGCAAGCTCGCGCGTCGCAATGATGGACTAGTCAGGTGCGGAACGATCGCCCAGTATCTAAGCGATGCGCGGCGGTCGCAAGCTCCGTCGCCGGGCATTCCGGTCGATCGGATCGCTCATCCTAAGGCTAGCTGGCGAGCGAACTTCCGTCACCGGCCCAGACGTTTATGCGTCGTTCCGGCACGGTTTACACCTATTCCAGGCGATCCCCGCTGTTATACTAACTAGACCTGGTTTGCCGATTCCAATTGCGGCCCCGGTTCGCGTTGTGAATCGAAGGGCTGTTCTTTCTCTCGCCATCCCGGCCTGGTGGACCACCAATTTGGTCCATTTCTGCGCGGCCCAGAATTACCTTCGGGCCGCCGCTTGCTCCTCGGGAGATGGGAACACATGGGAAAGAAGTTGTACGTCGGTAACCTCAGCTACCAGGTCACGAATTCAAGTCTCGAAGACCTCTTCTCCGAGCACGGCGCCGTCCGCTCCGCCCAGGTGATCATGGATCGCGACACGGGCAGCAGCAAGGGCTTCGCGTTCGTCGAAATGGCGGACGATCAGGCCGCCGGCAATGCGATCCGCGCCTTGCACGACAAGGAATTGGACGGCCGCCGCCTGGTCGTCAACGAAGCTCGCCCTCGCGAAGAAAGTCCCGCCGGCCGCGGTGGATTTCGCGGCCGCCGCTAACGATCCTCGGTCCAGTAGCGCCGTCGTTCACCAACAGCGAACGACGGGCACTGTGCCATGACGACACGGGCAGGCGAACTTGCTCGCGACATTCCATCGCTTTCGAGCGATGCGGTCACACCTTGTCCCAAGGAGACGCGGCGATGTCGATCAAGAAGCCCATTCCGGAACGCGAAGTACGCGGGCGACGCTTGTGCCCAGTTTGCAAGCAACCCTCGTATTCGGCCAGTGGAACCCACCCGCAATGCATGCAACGCAACAACGATATCCTCGCGAAGAAGGCGGCCGCCCTACTGCTGGCGCCGACTGGCTAGCGACTCCGACCACGGGCCGTTCGCCCAAAATGAACCTGAACGCTTGAGTTTTCGCACGCCCCTTTTTGAGACCGGACAATGAGTAAGGTATTGGACGAATCGACACGGCGCGAGGCCTTCCTGTCGCTGGTGAGCTTGCAGGACGGGGGCGTGGCTGTTATCACTTCTCGTGAACAAGTCGCGGCGAGCTATCAGATTTCGGTGTCGTTGGTGCAATTGATTGAGCGTGAGGGCCTGCGCAAGCAATGGCCGCCGCTCAACCGCGAGCAGCGCGATGCATTGCCCGAGGTCCTGGTGGGCGAGGCGGATCTGGCCACCCTGCGAGCGGCCGAAAAATCGGAGTGATTCATCGCCCGGTTCGCCGCCATTCATCTCATCGGTGACGTGCGGTTGCTCCGCGGAGACGTATTAAGCGACACCTCTGGAGACTCTGAATGGCCCAGCACAACCGCTTCAGCCACAATCGCAAACGGCCCAATCATGCCCCGCGCGCGGCCGTCGACAGGCCGGTCTTCGAGATCCCTCCGCGCAAGATCCCGACGGTGCTCGGCAAGTCGTTCGTGATCCTGGAAGACGCGAAGAAGAGCACTTTCGAGTATCGCAGCGGGGCCTGGGTGCCCTATGCTCTGACCATTGCTCAGTGCCGGGAGGAAGGGGAAGTCAAGGAACTCGCGCAGAAGATCAATAAAATGACGCGCTACGAAGTGCGGTTGCCCCTCTCGCACGAAGGTTAGCGGACGTCGGAACCCGGAACGAACATCGCCCTATGCAATTGGAACGCACGGACCGCGCTGGCGGCCACGTCAGGGATGATCATGTGAGTGCGACTTGCCTGGAGGCCGATCCCACCGAGCCACGCGCCGCGGGAAACCCGCGGGAACTGAAACGCGTATTGGCCGATCATCGCGGCCCCAGCAAGTCGGCCGCCGTCTGGCAGTTGGTCACGACGCTGCTGCTGTTCGTCATCGGCTGGGCGTGCATGTGGGCCTGCCTGCCGTATGGGTATTGGATCTCCCTGTTGATTGCCGTGCCGACTGCGGGCATGCTGATGCGGCTGTTTATCTTGCAGCACGATTGCGGTCACGGGGCGATGTTTGCGTCGACCAAGGTGAATCGCCTGGTGGGCGTGGCACTGAGCGCGCTGTCGCTGACCCCGTATCAATGCTGGCGCCGACAACACGCCCAGCATCATGCCACGAACGGCCAATTGGACCATCGCGGCGTCGGGGACGTGACAATGCACACGCTGGAGGAATATCGAGCGTTGTCTACGCGGGACCGCTGGATATATCGCATCTATCGCCATCCGCTGATTCTGTTCGGAATCGGGCCGCTGCTCTATTTCGGTGTCTATCAACGGCTGCCGGGACGCGTGCCGAAGGACTGGCCGCGCGAGCGAATGAGCGTCCATGGCACCAACTTGCTATTGGCCGCCGTGTTCGCGGCCATGGCCTGGCTGGTCGGCCCGCTCGTGTTCCTGAAGCTGCACCTGCCGGTGCTGGCCATGGCGGCTTCCGCCGGCAGTTGGCTGTTCTTCGTGCAGCATCAGTTCAATCCATCGTATTGGGAACACGACGACGATTGGGACTACCATCGCGCCGCGATCGACGGCAGTTCGTTTCTGGATCTGCCCCGCCCGCTGCGCTGGCTGACCGCCAATATCGGCTATCACCACATCCATCACCTGGATAGCCGGATTCCCAACTACGCCCTCCCCGCCTGCCATGCGGCCCATTCGGACCTGCGAAAGGTTGAACGCCTGACGCTCGTCAGCGCCCTCCGCTGTTCGCGCCTCAAGATTTGGGATGAGGAAGCGCGGGAGCTGCTCACGTTCCGCCAGGCCAAGCGGCGCTTGCAGTTGCCCGCGCATCGGCGCGTCGATCTGGCGGCGAAGTAGCAGGACTCCTCCACGCACCGTCTCGCGCGGATTTTTTCGCCCGGTCGGCCAAGAATCTTGAATCCAAACCGCCGCGTCGTCCGTCCCTATTCGGACTCTGGCGCGGCGCCTAGCCCAACTCGCGATTACTGATGCTTGGGGGCAGGAGCGGTCATTGCGAAGGGTGCCGCGCCGGGGTCTGCATTTGCGCGGTCAAAGTACCGCTTTTTCACGGCGTTTTGGCGAGCTCACCGCTTCGCCTACACGAGCGCCGGTTCCGGCACCGGGACCAGGCCGACTTCGATCGCCAACGCGCCCCATTCACAGGTGAACGGCACGCTGATCGGCGTCACGTTGGAGGGGAAGTGGATTTCGTGGCCGAGGCCGATAATCACGTTCGGCAGGCTGATTGAGAGATTCAGCTCTTCCAGTTTCGCCTTGGCGGCGCCGGCCACCATGTTGGTCAATTCACCCACGGCGTCGACCACGTCGCTGTTGAGCTCCGTGGCTTCCATCATCAGCATCGCCGAGGCGGCTTTGATCGCCACCTCCTTCGAGAGGCTCAACACGACGGTGCCTACCGCCTTGCCTGAGAGGCCGATCACGCCGCTCACTTCGAACACCGGCGTCTCCGCCGACTTGAACGTCAACTGGCCGCGATGCACAGGGCAGTTGAGCATTGTGTCGAAGGCGTTCGCCAACGAGGTCATGAACGGGTTAATGTACTCGGCTTTCATGCTCTCGACGCCATGACAGGGTGCGGTGAGGGAATTCGTCCATACGCCCGGTATACGAAGCCACGGCCGTACTGAACGCGCACGGCCTCTTCCAGGATTCTCGTAACCCTAGGACGCGACCACGCGTTGTCAAACCACAACGAGGGCGAAACGTACGCCGCCGCGGCGCGATCCAACGGTTGTGCCGCTACCGCCGCCTGAAACGCGCCCCTACAACCGTTGCGTTACGCGCACCGGGTCATGGCGTCCAGACGTAGACCGCGCTTTGCCCTTGGCATTCGTCGACTTCCAAGCTGAGCCGCGTCGGCTGAAAGCCCAACCGCGCCGGCAGGGCCAGGAGCAGCCGCTCGCCCAAGTAGCGCGCCAGCAGTTCTGAGCTGGTGTTCTCCACCGGCAGCAGCACGCAATCGGTGCGTGGGAACACCCACCGTCGATCTCGAAACACCGCCTCTACGCTGGCGTCGTCGGCGGTGACTTGAATCAACGCATGCCGCGTCGGCAGCAATACGTGATGATCCAGCTCTTTGACCAACTCGCGCAGGATTTCGAGCGCGGTGATAAAGTCGACGACAAAATAGTCGCGATCCAGCGGCCCGTCCAATTCGGCCGTAACGCGGAAGTTATGCCCGTGCAGCGGCTCGCAAATGTCGCCCTGAAAGGTGACGAAGTGCGCGGCGCTAAACGTCAGATAGTCCTTCGTGAGCCGGACGCGATAAGACTCAGGCATCGTGGGAAGAGTTTGAAGTGTTCAGTTTCCAGTGTTCAGTAACATGCTACGTCACCTACTTCGTCTTCCCTACTCCCTTTTCTGCACCAACTCCAGCGGCGGCTTGAGCTTTCCGTCGCGAAGTAATGCAAACAGCCCTGCGGCGAGCAGGTCCGCCGTAGTGCCGGGGTTTCTTTGGTAGCCGTCGGAGCGGAGCCAGAAGTCCAGGTCGGCCAGGCCGTCTTCGTAGGCCACTTCGCCCGGGGAGCCTAGTGCCAAAACAGTGTCGGCGTGATCGGCGGCCTGCCGCGCTACTTCCGCGCTACACTTCCGCGCGATCAGGCTATCTGGATACGCGCTCATTAAGCGTAGCTGCGCGTGGACGACGGCCTCCAGCAGATTCCAGTCGCGCTCGACGCCGGCTAAAATCATCGGCGCGGCTTCGTTCAACACCAGATGGAAGCCGTCGACGTATTGCTTTGCGACAAGGTCCCGGTCCGCCGCGAGTCGCATTGCCGCGAGCAGATCGTCCGGCGGTGGCGCGGCAAGGTCGGCTTCGTCGACGCGTCCCATGCCGCCCGGTTGCGCCAGGCGAATCGCCGCATAAACGTCGCGGCAATCTTCAGCGTTGAGCGCCGCCAGCACGTCACGGACGCCGGAGGCGAGCGACGCTTCACCCGGCACGGCCGCCAGGGGCGCGATCAGCAGCACCGTGCCGAGATTGGTGTTCTTACCAACGAGCGCGCGGGTCGCCTGGATCGCCTGCAGGATCGCCGCGCCGACACGCAGCCCATTTGCCGCAGCGTCGATGGCCGGCGAAATCGCCAGGGCGCTTGCGCAGAAGTCCGGATAACTCATCTCGGCGAAATCGGCGCCGCGATGCACGTTGCCGGGCTTGGGCGCGGTGGCTTCGATCAAACACGCCAGCGCCGCGGATTGTCCGACGCTCAGCTTCGGGGCGCCACTGGTATTCGATCGGCTCATGGCGTGACCGCATCCCGATGGGCTGCGCCGACCGGATGCCGCTCAAGGAAATCGGCCACGAGCGGCACGATGCGCTCGTGCGCGTCCTCCACGACGTAGTGCCCCGCGTCCTCAAAACAATGCGTTTCCGCCGAGGGAAAAATCTCGCGGAAGCGTTCCAGCATCGCCGGCGTAAAGCACCAATCGCGCATACCCCAAATGAGCGAGATCGGCTTTCCAGCGAGCGTCGGCAGTCGCTCTTCAAGATGCAACAGCGTCGTGTAGCTCGGATGCCCGGCGTGCATGGGAATATCTTCGACGAAGCGTTGAATCGCCACGCGATGCGCCCAACTGTCGTAGGGCGCCAACAAGCCGGCGCAAACGTCGGGCGTGAATCGTGCCGGCTTTTCCGTGGCCATCCAGAGCGCGGCCCGGGCGAAGGCGTTGAAGCCGCGGACGGCGAGCGGCCCGAGCATCGGCATACGACAGACGCGAATCCGCTGCGGCATGGTCGGGCAACGAAACGCGGCCGTATTGAACAGCACGATGCGCGCAAATCGCTCCGGCATGTCGACCGCTGCGCCCAGCCCGATCGCGCCGCCCCAGTCGTGCGCCAGCAGCGTGATGTTGCGCAGGTCGAGCTTCGCAACGAGTTGTTTGAGATTCTCGACGTGCTGCGCCAGCAGATACGGGTAGTCCTGTGGTTTATCAGAAAGTCCGCAGCCGATGTGATCCGGCGCTACGAGTCGATACCGGTCGCGCAGCCCCAGAATCACACTACGCCAGTAGAACGACCAGGTCGGGTTGCCATGCACCAGCAACAATGGTTCGCCGCGTCCTTCGTCGACGTAGTGATAGCGACAGCCGTCGAGCGACAAGGTGTGCGAAGCGAAAGGATACAAGCCGCGCCAGTCAGACACATGTAGGTCAGGCTTTCCAGCCTGACGCTCTCCAAAACTTGCGTA belongs to Planctomycetia bacterium and includes:
- the mgtE gene encoding magnesium transporter; the encoded protein is MTNTLYLPELREMLAEGNAVELHEFCVALHPARTAEFMEGLTAAEAWRVLQHTDPASQVEIFRYFELPRQVEMFETVALEEMAKFISGLPADERVDILSEVQPEIVQALLPLIPVDERRDIMRLAAYPEGTAGAMMTTRFARLSESETAAQALDHVRRQADLLETIYYLYVVDKDDHLRGLVSLRQLVLTEPESLVRDIMRRDAISVDVTADQELVAQKFAKFDFLALPVVDSEHHLLGIVTHDDAIDVVVEEATEDAQRIGGVNPLSTGYIDTKLFELAWKRGVWLMILFFGALLTAFALKRYEHSIDEVAWLVLFLPLIISSGGNTGSQSATLIITALSTGDITLRDWWRVVKREIATGLILGTFLGAIGYVVATTIGAMMGTGAPSPRHAVVIPITLVLVVICGTLSGSMLPLLFRRLGLDPAIMSNPFVSCICDIVGIVIYMQVAIFWLH
- a CDS encoding APC family permease, encoding MSDASQPHLERGLNTLHATSLNVANMLGAGPFITIPVFLATMHGPQAMIGWVIAMILVMCDGLIWAELGAAFPGSGGTYHYLRTVFAGSTWGRLLPFLFVWQFLVSGTLEVASGYIATSNFMSSLAPAYAEHMKVLGVPEKVVVGLPASLMVFAIFLTLRQRIRSLGWLSAVLVLGVLAAVGTVIVLGLKNFDASLITFPENAWKLDGKFVMGLGGAMTVAVYDYLGYYNICHLGDEVRQPEKTIPRAILSSIAIVAAIYMTMNISFIGVVPWQEAVKEGTLAHQNIAAAFMQKLYGERAANAFTLLIIWTCLAGLFAMSIGYSRILYAAAKNGDFFAPFAKLHPTRGFPGPALALLSALTAFFCFFPLSVVIDGAVTVRILIQFIGQIFAIHVARKRGMQLPFRMWLYPLPSLLALFGWVFLLATSKKEALLLMAAVYVSGWLVFVLRENVQRRT
- a CDS encoding RNA-binding protein; its protein translation is MGKKLYVGNLSYQVTNSSLEDLFSEHGAVRSAQVIMDRDTGSSKGFAFVEMADDQAAGNAIRALHDKELDGRRLVVNEARPREESPAGRGGFRGRR
- a CDS encoding fatty acid desaturase, with the protein product MQLERTDRAGGHVRDDHVSATCLEADPTEPRAAGNPRELKRVLADHRGPSKSAAVWQLVTTLLLFVIGWACMWACLPYGYWISLLIAVPTAGMLMRLFILQHDCGHGAMFASTKVNRLVGVALSALSLTPYQCWRRQHAQHHATNGQLDHRGVGDVTMHTLEEYRALSTRDRWIYRIYRHPLILFGIGPLLYFGVYQRLPGRVPKDWPRERMSVHGTNLLLAAVFAAMAWLVGPLVFLKLHLPVLAMAASAGSWLFFVQHQFNPSYWEHDDDWDYHRAAIDGSSFLDLPRPLRWLTANIGYHHIHHLDSRIPNYALPACHAAHSDLRKVERLTLVSALRCSRLKIWDEEARELLTFRQAKRRLQLPAHRRVDLAAK
- a CDS encoding chemotaxis protein CheX; protein product: MKAEYINPFMTSLANAFDTMLNCPVHRGQLTFKSAETPVFEVSGVIGLSGKAVGTVVLSLSKEVAIKAASAMLMMEATELNSDVVDAVGELTNMVAGAAKAKLEELNLSISLPNVIIGLGHEIHFPSNVTPISVPFTCEWGALAIEVGLVPVPEPALV
- a CDS encoding 6-pyruvoyl tetrahydropterin synthase family protein, which encodes MPESYRVRLTKDYLTFSAAHFVTFQGDICEPLHGHNFRVTAELDGPLDRDYFVVDFITALEILRELVKELDHHVLLPTRHALIQVTADDASVEAVFRDRRWVFPRTDCVLLPVENTSSELLARYLGERLLLALPARLGFQPTRLSLEVDECQGQSAVYVWTP
- a CDS encoding triphosphoribosyl-dephospho-CoA synthase yields the protein MSRSNTSGAPKLSVGQSAALACLIEATAPKPGNVHRGADFAEMSYPDFCASALAISPAIDAAANGLRVGAAILQAIQATRALVGKNTNLGTVLLIAPLAAVPGEASLASGVRDVLAALNAEDCRDVYAAIRLAQPGGMGRVDEADLAAPPPDDLLAAMRLAADRDLVAKQYVDGFHLVLNEAAPMILAGVERDWNLLEAVVHAQLRLMSAYPDSLIARKCSAEVARQAADHADTVLALGSPGEVAYEDGLADLDFWLRSDGYQRNPGTTADLLAAGLFALLRDGKLKPPLELVQKRE
- a CDS encoding alpha/beta fold hydrolase, with amino-acid sequence MSDWRGLYPFASHTLSLDGCRYHYVDEGRGEPLLLVHGNPTWSFYWRSVILGLRDRYRLVAPDHIGCGLSDKPQDYPYLLAQHVENLKQLVAKLDLRNITLLAHDWGGAIGLGAAVDMPERFARIVLFNTAAFRCPTMPQRIRVCRMPMLGPLAVRGFNAFARAALWMATEKPARFTPDVCAGLLAPYDSWAHRVAIQRFVEDIPMHAGHPSYTTLLHLEERLPTLAGKPISLIWGMRDWCFTPAMLERFREIFPSAETHCFEDAGHYVVEDAHERIVPLVADFLERHPVGAAHRDAVTP